The following are encoded in a window of Gossypium raimondii isolate GPD5lz chromosome 13, ASM2569854v1, whole genome shotgun sequence genomic DNA:
- the LOC128036165 gene encoding uncharacterized protein LOC128036165, whose protein sequence is MSYKELYQSLFDAHVVFPHYLKPLQPPYPKWYDVSAQCDYHAGIMGHSIENCIIFKKLVEKLISMVVVKFDDLTNAENPLPNHANNEVNMMSGNRGRKIKVDVVEVKTPLRWVWKEMVKRQLIISDSERSYAQKGNYCEFHYEMGQEIQECTEFRALVQGMINNNEMEFYEEVQEEGNVCTSESTLEVPKANYPVVIISRPKNSEARACITPKIIIQKPGTFSYKDSKKVPWNYECNTTIPGKETSTCTAKGDQGMGSHTRSGKRYDLISPQTEPTKGKALTEEQKKEKAVEPELLINEPIKEEEAKEFLKFLRHSEYSVVEQLHKQPAHISVLALHLSSEIHRSALMKVLNETYVANDISVNKLDRLINNISADNFILFNDDEIPPEGMGSTKALHITTRCKGYTLPGVLIDNGSTLNVLPLSTLNRLPMDNLHMKTCQNIVTTFDGIERRVIGRINIPLLIGPTTYEVDFLVMDIRPS, encoded by the coding sequence atgtcgtataaggagctgtatcaaagcttattcgatgcACACGTTGTTTTCCCTCACTACTTGAAACCCCTACAACCGCCGTACCCTAAATGGTACGACGTGAGTGCACAATGCGACTATCATGCGGGGATTatggggcattccatagaaaattgtataatctttaaaaagcttgttgaaaAGCTGATCAGTATGGTCGTTGTCAAGTTTGATGATTTGACTAATgcagaaaatccattacctAATCATGCTAATAATGAGGTAAACATGATGAGTGGAAATAGGGGGAGAAAAATTAAGGTAGACGTTGTAGAGGTAAAAACCCCTTTGAGATGGGTCTGGAAGGAGATGGTAAAAAGACAGTTAATCATTTCAGATTCAGAAAGAAGTTATGCACAGAAGGggaactactgtgagttccattaTGAAATGGGGCAAGAGATCCAAGAGtgtacagaattcagagccttggttcaaggtatgataaataataatgagATGGAGTTTTATGAAGAAGTTCAAGAGGAGGGAAACGTATGCACATCGGAATCAACGTTGGAAGTACCAAAAGCTAACTATCCTGTGGTCATCATTTCACGACCTAAGAATAGTGAAGCTAGAGCATGCATAACACCGAAGATCATCATTCAGAAACCTGGAACCTTCTCTTACAAGGATAGCAAGAAAGTCCCGTGGAACTATGAGTGCAACACAACCATCCCAGGAAAGGAGACTTCAACATGTACTGCAAAAGGGGATCAGGGTATGGGTTCTCATACGCGTAGTGGAAAGCGCTACGATTTGATAAGCCCCCAAACAGAACCAACAAAAGGAAAAGCTTTGACAGAagagcaaaagaaagaaaaagcagTCGAGCCTGAACTGTTGATCAATGAGCCAATAAAAGAGGAAGAAGCTAAGgagtttctaaaatttttgaggCACAGCGAGTATAGTGTTGTGgaacagttgcataaacaaccagCTCACATATCTGTACTAGCTTTACATTTGAGCTCAGAAATACACCGAAGTGCATTGATGAAGGTACTAAATGAAACATACGTGGCCAATGATATTTCAGTCAACAAACTAGATCGGCTGATCAACAACATAAGCGCTGATAACTTTATCCtctttaatgatgatgaaataccaccCGAGGGTATGGGATCTACTAAAGCTTTGCACATCACTACCCGATGTAAAGGGTACACCTTGCCAGGAGTATTGATCGACAACGGATCAACATTGAATGTATTGCCCCTATCGACACTTAATAGGCTGCCCATGGATAACTTGCACATGAAGACATGCCAGAATATAGTGACGACATTTGATGGCATAGAAAGAAGGGTCATAGGAAGAATCAATATACCCTTATTGATTGGTCCAACTACCTACGAAGTGGATTTCCTTGTGATGGATATTAGGCCTTCCTAA